One Bradyrhizobium zhanjiangense DNA segment encodes these proteins:
- the dctA gene encoding C4-dicarboxylate transporter DctA, with product MHKQALAGPENSEPRKPFYRILYVQVLIGLMLGVLTGHFWPEFGAALKPFGDGFVKLVKMMIAPIVFCTIVSGINSISDSREVGRTLVKSMALFYLLTVLALMAGLIAVSLIQPGAGMHVSVSTLDPSVAAKFTKQAGATGFADFMLHIIPHSFFGAFADGEVLPVLLISILIAFGLSRAGDGGVVVTKAVASFSHVLFVSFGFIMKLAPLGAFGAMAFTVGRYGIRSIGSLGLLILTFYIACSVFVVVVLGTLARLNGFSLWKTIRYFREELLIVLGTSSSEPALPGALRKLEQLGCRKGVSGLVLPMGYSFNLDGSAIYLTLASIFIAQACDIHLSWGQIAAMLGLMLLTSKGAAGVTGSGFVALVATLSVMPDLPVTGVALLVGIDRFMSEARALTSMISNCVASITVSLWEDACDREVLARELGQSGTVTAGTKIAEAALVREDKSWISTTQPAA from the coding sequence ATGCACAAGCAAGCGCTGGCTGGGCCCGAGAACAGTGAGCCGCGAAAACCATTCTACCGGATTCTCTACGTCCAGGTGCTGATCGGCCTCATGCTTGGCGTCCTCACCGGCCATTTCTGGCCTGAATTTGGCGCCGCGCTGAAGCCCTTCGGAGACGGCTTCGTCAAGCTGGTCAAGATGATGATCGCGCCGATCGTGTTCTGCACCATCGTCAGCGGCATCAACAGCATCAGCGATTCCCGCGAGGTCGGCCGCACGCTGGTGAAATCCATGGCGCTGTTCTACCTGCTGACCGTGCTCGCGCTGATGGCCGGCCTGATCGCTGTATCGCTGATCCAGCCAGGGGCGGGCATGCATGTTTCCGTCAGTACGCTGGACCCGTCGGTGGCTGCGAAATTCACCAAGCAGGCAGGTGCGACCGGATTTGCGGACTTCATGCTGCACATCATCCCGCATTCGTTCTTTGGAGCGTTTGCCGATGGCGAAGTGCTGCCGGTGCTACTGATCTCCATCCTGATCGCCTTTGGCCTAAGCCGTGCCGGCGATGGCGGCGTCGTGGTGACAAAGGCAGTCGCCTCGTTCTCTCACGTGCTGTTTGTATCCTTCGGCTTCATCATGAAGCTCGCGCCGCTCGGCGCCTTTGGCGCCATGGCGTTCACGGTGGGCCGCTACGGCATCCGCTCGATTGGTTCGCTCGGACTGCTGATCCTGACATTCTATATCGCCTGCTCCGTCTTCGTGGTCGTCGTGCTTGGTACGCTGGCGCGGCTGAACGGCTTCAGTCTGTGGAAGACCATCCGCTACTTCAGGGAAGAACTGCTGATCGTGCTCGGCACGTCGTCGTCGGAGCCGGCGCTGCCTGGCGCGCTGCGCAAGCTGGAGCAGCTCGGATGCCGGAAAGGCGTGTCAGGGCTCGTGTTGCCGATGGGCTACTCGTTCAATCTGGACGGCAGCGCCATTTATCTCACCTTGGCCTCCATCTTCATTGCGCAGGCCTGTGACATTCACCTGTCATGGGGTCAGATCGCGGCGATGCTCGGACTGATGCTGCTGACGTCCAAGGGGGCGGCCGGCGTCACCGGCAGCGGCTTCGTCGCGCTTGTCGCGACCCTCTCGGTCATGCCGGATTTGCCGGTGACCGGCGTGGCGCTGCTTGTCGGCATCGACCGCTTCATGTCGGAGGCGCGGGCGCTGACCAGCATGATCAGCAACTGTGTCGCGTCCATCACCGTTTCGCTGTGGGAGGACGCCTGTGACCGCGAGGTGCTGGCCCGTGAACTGGGACAGAGCGGCACTGTCACGGCCGGGACGAAGATCGCGGAGGCAGCGCTGGTGCGGGAGGACAAGAGCTGGATCTCGACGACGCAACCGGCCGCTTGA